In Corynebacterium nuruki S6-4, the following proteins share a genomic window:
- a CDS encoding heavy metal translocating P-type ATPase, with amino-acid sequence MSDACCGPAVATDRSDDDADHADPTPWYRDRSLALPVASGVFWVVGLILALTGADLPAIIVYALGLAAGGATFVPGTLRQLVRQKGRDRLGVGLLMTIAAVGAVLLGHVGEAAALAFLFSIAEALEDRAMDRARNSLRALLDLMPETARVRCPDGCFDPVPAADVRRGDVLQLGAGERLATDGTVLTGHSSLDTSAVTGESVPVEVAPGDTALAGSVNTSGTLTVEATADGRDNSLTRIVSLVEQAQARKGVRARLADRVARPLVPAVLVVAALTAVLGCLFGNPEVWIDRALVVLVAASPCAMAIAVPVTVISAIGAASRLGVAVTSGAAFEELGTIRTVCLDKTGTLTRNEPRVVEVRTARGVDGAQVLASAAALEMSSTHPLAAAVITAATDVPDATDVAETAGRGLTGTVAGRHVRVGGDRWIDPGDLAQDAAELAGLGMSLIVVEVDGAVTGVIGVRDELRPEAAEAVADLHGQGIATVMLTGDNGRTAAALAAQAGIDEVHAGLRPEDKERYVRDAASRTPTAMIGDGINDTPALASATVGIAIGTGGSAAAVDSADVTFTGADLRLIPAALAHARRGRRIMTANMALALLIIVVLCPLALTGVLGLAAVVLVHESAEVVVIANGLRAARTAGLTV; translated from the coding sequence ATGAGCGACGCCTGCTGCGGCCCTGCCGTGGCGACCGACCGGTCCGACGATGACGCCGACCACGCCGACCCCACCCCCTGGTACCGCGACCGGTCCCTCGCCCTACCCGTGGCGTCCGGCGTGTTCTGGGTCGTCGGTCTCATCCTCGCCCTGACCGGCGCCGATCTCCCCGCCATCATCGTCTACGCCCTCGGCCTCGCCGCCGGTGGTGCGACCTTCGTCCCCGGGACACTGCGGCAACTCGTGCGGCAGAAAGGGCGCGACCGGCTCGGCGTCGGACTGCTGATGACGATCGCCGCCGTCGGTGCGGTCCTGCTCGGTCACGTCGGCGAAGCCGCCGCCCTGGCCTTCCTGTTCTCCATCGCCGAGGCCCTGGAGGACCGGGCGATGGACCGGGCGAGGAACAGCCTGCGCGCCCTGCTCGACCTCATGCCGGAGACCGCGCGCGTCCGCTGCCCGGACGGCTGTTTCGACCCGGTCCCCGCCGCCGACGTGCGCCGCGGCGATGTGCTGCAGCTCGGTGCCGGGGAACGTCTCGCCACCGACGGCACCGTCCTCACCGGCCACTCGTCGCTGGACACCTCGGCGGTCACCGGCGAATCCGTCCCGGTCGAGGTCGCCCCCGGCGACACGGCCCTCGCCGGATCGGTGAACACCTCCGGGACACTCACCGTCGAGGCCACCGCCGACGGCCGAGACAACTCCCTGACCCGCATCGTCAGCCTCGTCGAACAGGCGCAGGCCCGCAAGGGCGTCCGCGCCCGGCTGGCCGACCGGGTCGCCCGGCCCCTGGTCCCGGCCGTGCTCGTCGTCGCCGCACTCACCGCGGTGCTCGGCTGCCTGTTCGGCAACCCCGAGGTGTGGATCGACCGGGCACTCGTGGTCCTCGTCGCGGCGTCCCCGTGCGCGATGGCCATCGCCGTGCCGGTGACCGTGATCTCCGCGATCGGGGCGGCGAGCAGACTCGGCGTGGCGGTCACCTCCGGCGCGGCCTTCGAGGAACTGGGGACGATCCGCACCGTCTGCCTCGACAAGACCGGCACGCTGACCCGCAATGAACCCCGCGTGGTGGAAGTCCGCACAGCCCGCGGGGTCGACGGGGCGCAGGTGCTGGCGTCCGCCGCCGCACTGGAGATGTCCAGTACACACCCGCTGGCCGCCGCGGTCATCACGGCGGCCACCGACGTCCCGGACGCCACGGATGTCGCCGAAACCGCCGGTCGCGGTCTCACCGGCACCGTCGCCGGACGCCACGTCCGCGTCGGCGGTGACCGCTGGATCGACCCCGGCGACCTCGCGCAGGACGCCGCGGAGCTCGCCGGACTGGGCATGTCCCTTATCGTCGTCGAGGTCGACGGGGCGGTCACCGGGGTGATCGGGGTCCGTGACGAACTGCGTCCCGAAGCCGCCGAGGCGGTCGCTGACCTGCACGGTCAGGGTATCGCCACGGTCATGCTCACCGGGGACAACGGCCGTACCGCGGCGGCGTTGGCGGCACAGGCCGGCATCGACGAGGTGCACGCCGGGCTCAGGCCGGAGGACAAGGAACGCTACGTGCGCGACGCGGCGTCCCGCACCCCGACGGCGATGATCGGCGACGGTATCAACGACACCCCCGCCCTGGCCTCCGCCACCGTGGGTATCGCGATCGGCACGGGCGGCTCCGCGGCGGCGGTGGATTCCGCCGACGTCACCTTCACCGGAGCGGATCTGCGCCTGATCCCCGCCGCCCTGGCCCATGCCCGGCGTGGGCGCCGCATCATGACCGCCAACATGGCCCTGGCGCTGCTGATCATCGTGGTGCTGTGTCCGCTGGCGCTCACCGGAGTGCTCGGCCTGGCGGCGGTGGTGCTGGTCCATGAGTCCGCCGAGGTCGTGGTCATCGCCAACGGGCTGCGGGCCGCGCGCACCGCCGGGTTGACCGTCTGA
- a CDS encoding NAD(P)/FAD-dependent oxidoreductase, whose product MAEEKAHVCVVGAGVLGLSAARELAVRGADVTLLDAAGALAGASHRSFAWINANNKPPHAYHRLNVAGMAEHDRLQDELGGDWFHRSGCLLAAFDGTPHQRAEFTAGRLARLRAEDYPAEPVGRADLVHLEPAVRWPDDLGEALYLPEEGYLDVDLFAAALVADLADRGVPVRQGRVTHIAAGQETAEVILDDGTVLTPDVVVIAAGAASRRFGLPVADPAAPGGPTARTHSFLGLTDPTEVDLGRVIISDRINIRPRHDRRLWVQLPPVEHRVAEGEAALPDVRQLMEEELATVFGTPVPVPTVYLSARSLPEDGFPLVGFTDASHRVYALVSHSGMTLSALLGRLAAEEIGGTASDLLAPFRPDRPAGGTPAAATPFIGRQ is encoded by the coding sequence ATGGCGGAAGAAAAAGCGCACGTCTGCGTCGTCGGGGCGGGTGTGCTCGGCCTGAGCGCGGCGCGGGAACTCGCGGTGCGGGGTGCCGACGTCACCCTGCTGGATGCGGCCGGCGCCCTGGCCGGGGCGAGCCACCGCTCCTTCGCGTGGATCAACGCGAACAACAAGCCGCCGCACGCCTACCACCGGCTCAACGTCGCCGGCATGGCCGAGCACGACCGGCTGCAGGACGAGCTCGGCGGCGACTGGTTCCACCGCTCCGGCTGCCTCCTCGCAGCCTTCGACGGGACGCCGCACCAGCGTGCGGAGTTCACCGCCGGACGCCTCGCCCGGCTGCGGGCCGAGGACTACCCCGCCGAACCCGTCGGCCGGGCCGACCTGGTGCACCTGGAACCGGCGGTCCGGTGGCCCGATGATCTCGGCGAGGCGCTCTACCTCCCCGAGGAGGGCTACCTCGACGTCGACCTGTTCGCCGCCGCCCTCGTCGCCGACCTCGCCGACCGCGGGGTGCCGGTGCGGCAGGGCCGGGTCACCCACATCGCCGCCGGGCAGGAGACCGCCGAGGTCATCCTCGACGACGGCACGGTCCTGACGCCCGACGTGGTGGTCATCGCCGCGGGGGCGGCGTCCCGCCGGTTCGGACTGCCCGTCGCCGACCCGGCGGCACCGGGCGGCCCCACCGCACGGACCCACAGTTTCCTCGGACTCACCGACCCCACCGAAGTGGACCTGGGGCGGGTCATCATCAGCGACCGCATCAACATCCGGCCCCGCCACGACCGGCGACTGTGGGTCCAGCTGCCCCCGGTGGAGCACCGCGTCGCCGAGGGGGAGGCCGCACTGCCCGACGTCCGGCAGCTCATGGAGGAGGAGCTGGCGACGGTGTTCGGCACCCCGGTGCCCGTGCCGACCGTGTACCTGTCCGCCCGCAGTCTGCCGGAGGACGGCTTCCCGCTCGTCGGCTTCACCGACGCCTCCCACCGGGTGTACGCCCTGGTCAGCCACTCCGGCATGACCCTGTCCGCCCTGCTGGGGCGGCTCGCCGCCGAAGAGATCGGCGGGACGGCGTCCGACCTGCTCGCCCCGTTCCGGCCGGACCGCCCGGCCGGGGGTACCCCCGCGGCAGCCACGCCCTTCATCGGCCGGCAGTAG
- a CDS encoding CHY zinc finger protein gives MTSDMSAPDAAGLVGGVGCAHWHSPLDVVVVRFHCCGRTYPCLHCHDEAEDHSVTPWPTATVVDRAQDAVLCRSCGVWLTVGEYLDVYAASASPASPARPCCPRCAAPFNPGCALHAGVYFQV, from the coding sequence ATGACTTCTGACATGTCCGCGCCGGACGCCGCGGGGCTGGTCGGCGGCGTGGGCTGCGCGCACTGGCATTCGCCGCTGGATGTCGTGGTGGTCCGGTTCCACTGCTGCGGACGCACCTACCCCTGCCTGCACTGTCATGATGAGGCCGAGGACCATTCCGTGACGCCCTGGCCGACGGCGACGGTGGTCGACCGGGCGCAGGACGCGGTGCTGTGCCGGTCCTGCGGGGTATGGCTGACGGTGGGGGAGTACCTCGACGTCTACGCGGCGTCCGCCAGCCCGGCGTCCCCGGCGCGCCCGTGCTGTCCCCGCTGTGCGGCGCCGTTCAACCCCGGCTGTGCCCTGCATGCCGGTGTCTACTTCCAGGTGTGA
- a CDS encoding zinc-binding alcohol dehydrogenase family protein — protein MHAWQVTTPGPVDGATAPVELVEKPVPAPAPGELLVHVHTCGVCRTDLHVTEGDLDVHHDHVTPGHEIVGEVVAVGEGVPADDWTGARVGVAWLRSTCGQCRWCRSGKENLCPDSTYTGWDADGGYAEYTTVPADFAYRLPAQDVASDVALSPLLCAGIIGYHALQRAGLPESTPEHPARLGLYGFGGSAHLCAQLALADGARVHVLTRDRAAQELALKLGCASAAGAYDMPPEPLDAAVLFAPVGDIVLPAMRALDRGGILSIAGIHLSDIPPIHYETELFYEKEIRSVTSNTRAQGREFLDLVAEHGVRATTHRYPMSKGLDALRDLKAGRFDGAAVLVNDF, from the coding sequence ATGCACGCCTGGCAGGTCACCACCCCCGGCCCCGTCGACGGGGCGACCGCGCCGGTCGAACTCGTCGAGAAGCCCGTCCCCGCCCCCGCGCCGGGGGAGTTGCTCGTCCACGTGCACACCTGCGGCGTGTGCCGCACCGACCTGCACGTCACCGAAGGCGACCTCGACGTCCACCACGACCATGTCACCCCCGGCCATGAGATCGTCGGCGAGGTCGTCGCGGTCGGGGAGGGCGTCCCCGCCGACGACTGGACCGGCGCCCGCGTCGGCGTGGCCTGGCTGCGCTCGACCTGCGGGCAGTGCCGCTGGTGCCGCTCGGGCAAGGAGAACCTCTGCCCGGACTCGACCTACACCGGCTGGGACGCCGACGGCGGCTACGCCGAGTACACCACCGTCCCCGCCGACTTCGCCTACCGGCTGCCGGCACAGGACGTGGCCTCCGACGTGGCCCTGTCCCCGCTGCTGTGCGCCGGGATCATCGGCTACCACGCCCTGCAGCGCGCCGGGCTGCCCGAATCCACCCCGGAGCATCCCGCCCGCCTGGGCCTCTACGGTTTCGGCGGTTCGGCGCACCTGTGCGCCCAGCTCGCCCTGGCCGACGGCGCGCGGGTCCACGTCCTGACCAGGGACAGGGCGGCCCAGGAGCTGGCCCTGAAGCTGGGTTGCGCCTCGGCCGCCGGGGCGTACGACATGCCGCCGGAGCCGCTGGACGCCGCCGTGCTCTTCGCCCCGGTCGGCGACATCGTGCTGCCGGCGATGCGGGCCCTGGACCGGGGCGGCATCCTCTCGATCGCCGGCATCCACCTGTCCGACATCCCGCCGATCCACTACGAGACGGAACTGTTCTACGAGAAGGAGATCCGCTCGGTCACCTCGAACACGCGGGCGCAGGGCCGCGAGTTCCTCGACCTCGTCGCGGAGCACGGCGTCCGCGCGACGACGCACCGCTACCCGATGTCGAAGGGCCTGGACGCCCTGCGTGACCTCAAGGCCGGACGCTTCGACGGTGCCGCCGTGCTGGTCAATGACTTCTGA